In Paenibacillus sonchi, the genomic stretch GTGTACACGAAGGGAACAAAGGGCCGCACAATTGTAATGGTACCCGGGCTGGGCACAGCCGCACCTGTGCTGGATTACGAACCTTTGCTTAATGAGTTGGCCAAACAAAATAAAGTGGTAGTCGTAGAGCCCTTCGGGTATGGCTGGAGTGATCGGACCAATGAAAAGCGGACTGTGGACAACATCGTCGGGGAACTTCGCAGCGCGTTGCAGCAAGCGGACATCCCGGGCCCATACACGCTTTTGTCCCACTCTGCATCCGGCATCTACAGTGTATATTATGCCAATAAATTTCCCGATGAAATCGAAGCGATTGCAGGAATTGATATCACCCTTCCGCAGGCAGTGGAGTACTTCAAGGAATCTGTACCGGCGATCCCTGCATATATGAGCCTGATTGCACCAAGCGGTATAGCCAGACTTGCAACTTATATCAATCCGTCAGATTTCCTGCCGAAGGCGGACGAAGGCACGTATTCTGATGAGAACATCAAGCTGACCAAAATGATTACCGCCTGGAATGCGTACAATAAAGATGTAGTTAATGAAGCCAAAGAAATGGAGCATAACATCAACGCAACGAAAGAAATGACCTTTTCGCCCAATTTGCCTGTAATAATCTTTACGCCCAAGATAGATAAGGTAACTGAAGACGGCAAGTCCAATATCACCTTCTATGAAGAACAGCTCAAGAATGTACGCACCCACCAACTTATCGTATTAAAAGGGCATCATTATCTGCATTGGACACACTATAAGAAAATAGCCGATGATGTGAATGCATTCTTAAGTGCTTCTCTGGATTCGCCC encodes the following:
- a CDS encoding alpha/beta fold hydrolase, yielding MKMKKKFKWLKIIRNIMLFVVAVLLIVMSGNGIMTMYEHKQYPAWGQYVEVKGKKMHVYTKGTKGRTIVMVPGLGTAAPVLDYEPLLNELAKQNKVVVVEPFGYGWSDRTNEKRTVDNIVGELRSALQQADIPGPYTLLSHSASGIYSVYYANKFPDEIEAIAGIDITLPQAVEYFKESVPAIPAYMSLIAPSGIARLATYINPSDFLPKADEGTYSDENIKLTKMITAWNAYNKDVVNEAKEMEHNINATKEMTFSPNLPVIIFTPKIDKVTEDGKSNITFYEEQLKNVRTHQLIVLKGHHYLHWTHYKKIADDVNAFLSASLDSPSKIL